The sequence TTTAAGATTGAAAAGCTTCTCTTTTAGTCTTTTAGTTGTCATcatatcacaatttctatcattTCATTCAGATCAATGGCAGTCTATGGAAATTGTGCATACATAATTGGCAATGAATTATATATCATTTAAAAAAGCAGTTTCTGACCTTTAATATGAATGTAACTTGCATTTGACACTTTGCCTTACTTTTTAAGTTATTTttcattatttaaaatattactgaaattgccTTTTTTTCCTGGAACTTCCAGGAATCAGAGGCATTGTTGTAACATTCTATTGGGGTATAGAGggttaatagggccagtttgtatgcttaaagcctgagactggcagttgatccaggtggccggaacacctggcataggattctaattgcttaactgctctattgtgatgtcatcagcccatgttaatcatacacaaatcacaaatgacTGGTTATGGGCtatattatggttatggttattggGGGAGGGGTGGCCTTTTATGTAAAAgcctagtggggctacatgcccaccaagtttcatgtgccctggtgtttcgtgtcccgggaatcgttgaccaaaaattcaggaagtagatgacggaagaaaaaaagtaaaaaacactAGCTGCACtagtggcggtcataattattgcACAGGTGGGAAAGCTGGATCATTTTGCTCTTGCCATTAATCTTTTTATTTTATGATATACATATTTTTGTCAGAAACCTCTATACAAGATATGCAAACTGGTTAGTACAACAGATaaagttaaaacacacacacacacacagagacacacacaggcacaccacacacacacacttacatacagacACCATACACGTTCTCTCTTATTCCAACATATTCACATTCCTCACAACGTATATGCTATGTCCAATAAATACATGGATAAATAAAGTTATAAATAATCACTGACACTACATAATGAATGATACAGCATAAAATTATACTATTGGTCGTTTCAATAAAAACAAAGTCCATTGCAACCCCTTTTCCTGTGTTTACAGGCCTTCAGTCAATCCGGGCTATGCAAATGTAATGCCTGTCAAATGTCAAAAGTGGAAACATTTCCTTCATGGGgagtattggggggggggggcaggcacaCGGGGCGTCTACCAGGACTGCGTGGCAATGATGGCCAGGAGGGTGAGGCTGAAGGTGGTTCCAAGACTGATCCTGCTGGTGATGTCTCCTGAGCTGACGGCTGCAGGGCGACAAACAATGTTAGGTGGACAACACCCAGATTAGGTAAAAACGTAATTTGTTCACATAATAGGACAGACGAGAACACGATGTAATAACACCCATTAATGGTTTAGGCAGGGCAATATTGGTAGATaagttaaaaaaatatttgacaaCAAGCATTGTTTCACAAAGAAGAGATGCAGTCACATTAGAAATCTAGACCGCTGGCACCAAATATCTCCATATAGCACTCACAAAGAAATTAGAGGTGGCTGTCAGTTAGGAAATGATTGGATTGGATATAGTGATCAAATAAACTCACCTGTGCCATTTACTGAGACAATGTTAATAGTCAGGTTTCCACTTGCTGCTGCTCGCATCATGGTGTTGTATATGGCGGTTGCACTTGGTAATGTGGCGTTGTATGTGAAGTAGAGGTTTGATTGGGTTACATAGGAGTTTGCGTAAACTGTCCCATCCCTGAGGAAAAAAAACGTGGTTAATTAGAAGGGCTTCACTTGATTGGTTGACACCAAGTAGCAACTAAGTACAATCCATCGGGGAATTTATTTGAATATAAATTCAGAGCATGTCAAAATAACATTGATGCTAGTGCTACTTTCATGTTTATTGTTTGTTGATAACACTCAGTATCCATAAAGGACTATAAACACATTCATAAAAGAATTAAAGTATTCCAAATGCATTATAATGATCGTCACTAATATATATCTATTACTACACTCTGAGTTACAATGTTGTAGAATAAGCATTGTGATAGTTCAACCTGTACAACAAAACCCACACAGCAAAAGGACTCCGCGGCGGATCCGCCGCGGAGGTATGACGGCTTCCGGAACGGACCCGCGAAACGGACCCGTATCGGAGTCCAGATGCTCTCAGGAACGGATCCGCTACGAAGGCGGATCGCGGACCCGCCGTGGCTCCGCACTGCATCCACTCCGCATCCGCGATTAAAACCTTACCTCCGCGGCGGGTCCGTTTGGGATCCGCAAATCGATACATACATCCGCCGCGGACCCGCAACGGACTCAAAGGCTCATCTGGCCCGGGTCCGTTTTGGACCCGTTTatctcattttcaaaattccttctgttcttgctgtaggataaaactaggcaactataggataaaagtaaaactatcactaggcctagcctaggctactacagcaatataggcctacgattaatctgcattgcctcgtatttttaacttaacaatactgtcaataaacctaacagaaaaggtttaagtcaagacatcaatttactgtacaaacgtgatcactactcaatggaaatataaaatggacatttatggaaagttacagcttataagctattctgtttttgttaagtagcctacattgcctaggctactttacattcattttgtggtcaaaacctaatttagtgctttataggcctaggtcagtgcagacatgaaatattttatctaataggctacaacttcaatgaaatactgcgctatgcacagctaaaatatcagaaaatgaataactggtgaatgacaagaagttcaataaaaagattgtttaatgcttatttctcctattactccatttgtgtggatggaggcggaacacatctcctcgttgcccgatccaccgccggttgaaaccgtgtcaccatgtttttcctcacagcacctgtaatcaaacagacagatatgtttatgtttatggtatgtagcatccaaagccaagtatgcttacacaatacaatatatgagataggtattaaggagattaaatttaaaaagaaacatgacttacaaagctcctctgttcgctgcacgttgagggctggtgtgggggtggagggagttgaGGAGGGACTGCCGTTCCTGGCCCATAGTGAGGCGGGCGGTGTGCGAGAGGGGGAATTTTCTTTTATTAAATGGTAGTATAAAATTGTATTaaatctgttaaccatgactgataatacacatggggcctttctattcactaatatttcagagatcagtccctaccttgagtaactctccgtatgttaaatgcaggtgcagggagttgaggtggtgaagagtgttgcggtcctgccccatggtgaggtgctaagggagataaatggttgtgatctgttaaccatggtaggctgagagctacagggccaaaaaatggcaaacaaaaacaaatctctggtcatgctggacatgaatttgtatgtttcaatattttggtatgcactatctatatcaactccatgaatggattgacattgaaatcaatgtgtttcaatacaatctgataataatgaattaacttttcaggcaatattgcatgaatgcagatgttttaactgacaaaatatttggCTGAGATTTTGAAAGTAATGGATAAAGTATGCAGAAAATATCAGATGGTAATGCAGATGCAATCTGTTGATCTGAAATGGAGTGactactgctgtgttaatatagatggggccactgtattcaatattatttcagagatcagtctttaccttaacagttttctccaggttgaggggtagtgactcggctgcctggcactcggcgagatggtggagctggaggaatagatacaaagagaggggaatgtctttagcactaagaatgttaaccatatctctaatattaatattatgattTAGTTATTTCAATGTTAAGAGATTATTACTTACTTTGCCAGTGCAATTGGCTTGGGCTTGAGGGTTCAACTGACATACCAGGCGAGTTGGAAGGTACCTCAGAGAtgcaaagtcaccattttctggctcttcactgtcatcagagtccccgaaacgatggctgttacataacgatatcattatggttattgcaatcccaaaatttccaaatatacatatagtacaagcatctctggtctattttggaatgctatgggaatgtgttcacatttcattttaacaacccagaaagtatcttacttgatcaagcaaacccaacagaggcaatcgtaacgttagatgctagaatccagccgataaaagttgacgctgcagaacaaacaaaatagaagaTGGGGACCAAGTTCCATACAGTTACGTTACGTTAGCATAATAAATCACAAACCGATGCCAATAGTTGTCTGAACCGACTtaaacagtgattaaaatgcCGAGGCTTTCATTACAAAGATGGCAGATAGACACTAAAGTTACGTATGAGACCACACTTGGCAAAATGCAAACGTTAATGCACAGCTAGCTAGAGGCTAGGGCTAAACCATTATCAGTGAGTcaacatgctaaagttgtaggtagctatcatagcagagtgcttcactgacttcattgactgaaataccagtgccaatatcaccttaatcaaggtttgcatcgcaaacgtgatttcaatatatgtatagcactaatagacattagcaataacttatgcaattgcgcctagcagcatgctagctagcagctatatgccgctagcatagtagcactatatggacaacagcgacacattaaaacagacaagaccagactaatgttaaataacaatgtgtgttttttaaatcacactaccataacatattctgtagaaattgctatcccattttaaatcagatacgctacagactcatatgagcatcacagctaacaataacgttaactttgcacaaactgttgcacaaaatgacaaacgtctctggttgcactaacgttaacgttagtcctaatatcaaacaacgtcattacaattaataaacatgatgattataaaaccacaaaggccaatgtttagctattgtgaatgtcgcaatatattaataaatatcacttactcgagagggttcagcgcaaccgtgtcccagcaaagaaaatatccactagtatgactcttcttggctcttggtgtacagtcatgttCAACCGTTACAGTAAATGCGCGTCCGCGCCCGCGGATCCGAAATGGGTCCACTCAGGATCCGCTGTTTGACAGTAGAATTTACGGGGCCGCCTGGAGGCGGAGCTGATCCTCTGTGCGGCACCAAAACGAATGCGACAGTCACGCGGGTTTGGCGTCTTGAAGGCGGATCCGCCTAGGAGTCTACTGCTGTGTGGGTAGCATATTACTTAAGCAATCCAGTCATGACTGTGTGGAAAAGTTATGTATAGAATTATGCTAATAATTATGAGGTGTTATGAATGCTTTATAGCATTCTTATGAATGTGTTTATAATGATTAATGGGTATTGGGTTTATAAGTGTTACCTGTGTATATTTTGGGGATAGGATATCTATACAATATCAATAAAAGATCATTAAAAGATAATTACGTGTATGTTGTGGGGTTCAAAGAGACAAAGTTTGTAGAATAATCTTCCAAAAAGAAGGGCTCCAGCTGAAAAGGGGAATCAAATAGAGTTAAACGTCATTCAGACTGCAAGCGACTAGTGAAAAGAGACCAAGTAATGTTAATATAGCCAAATTCAACGATTACAATCGAAATAACCACTTGTGACCCGAATCATTACGCACCAAGTTAAAAGGATTTCAACTTGATTTGAATTTCAATTTGTTCTTGTTAGAATGATTTCAACTAGTATTGGATTTCAATTTGTACTTCTTAGAATGATTTCAACAATGTATTGGCCTATATGTAACCTATATGCTTTAGACCTAGACTTAACTAACTCGTACTTTTGCCAGACAAACATTGTATAATTAATACAATCTTCTATTTTGTCATAAATGTATTATTGCAGACTCACCTCAGATTTAATTTTGGATGTCGTATCACGGTAGGCAGTTGAGTTGACAGCGGCCAGAGTAATGGCAGAAGACTCATTGGTGATGGTGAACGGAACATTGGCAATCATCTGTGGCTCGTCTGTGAAACAAAATAACCTGTGGTAAGTaattgtacgtgtgtgtttgtgtgtgtgtgtgtgtgtgtgtgtgtgtgtgtgtagttgtgtgtgtgtgtgagcataaaATGCTACAGTTAAGATCAGTCTGATGTTTGATACTTAGCTTTGTTAAAAAACGAGAAACTCACGGAGAACAGAGATGGTGCTTGTGTCCACAGACAGGTTGGCGGGGCTGGGCTGCTGTTTCAGTTGCTCGAGCACCTCCGTTGTGTCAGGGACAGTGTCTGGTACAGACTGATCAAACTCCACATTCATCTCTGCCTCTGTGTTGTCTGCGCGATAACGGGCCACGGCCCTttttagaaaaagagagaaaataaaactCATTATGAATGTGTTTGTTGAACGGTCGACTTTGATCATAGCCATGGACATTACCATATGCAAAATAACTGGTTGTTGCTGGAGAAAATCAGTAGGGCCTAACTTACCTCAGCGATATGACAACGACTCGGAAGAACCTTGACCCATATTTCGCTTGGTAGATTGGTGTGGACTGTGAACACAgaattatcattaggctatagtgAGAACGAATCCAATCTTATAGCATTAAAGACAATATTATCTGTCTTATTATATGTCTGATTGAATGTCTTATTCTCAAAGGAAACACAGTTTTTGTATTTTAGGTAAATCAAATTACTTCAACTGACTGAAACCGTAATTGTAAATTAGCCTTACCCAGCTAACAATGGAAGCAGCTAGCGTCTGGTAAGCTTCAGTTTGAGGGTTGCTGTAATCAGTAATGTAGGTTTTGGTCATCACAAAGCTCATTGCAACTATGTAACGTGGAGTGGTTATTGGagatgctgttgttgctgttgttgttgttgttggtgctgctgctgttgttgttgttgttggtgctgttgttgttgttgttgtcgttgtcgctgctgctgttgttgtcgtcgttggcgctgctgttgttgtcgtcgttggtgctgctgttgttgttgtcgtcgttggcgctgctgttgttgttgtcgttggcgctgctgttgttgttgtcgttggcgctgctgttgttgtagttgttgttgtgcctgaaaaacaaaaaagtaatttcAGTGTGATTTCTACTTTCACTTTTATGAGTGTAcatttatttgcattttcagTCAAATAAATGCAAACAGAATAAAAACTGACAAGAACGAGGGTATCTTAGGAAATGAACACCTTAGTTTACTTGTATAGAAATATTTCATTGGCTACCTTCTGATTGGCCTGAACCCTCCTCTACATTTTCCCGCCGGAATCGTGACAGGGTGTCTGAAGACTTTTTCTTGGTAAATAGGCTTTCCTCCTGTGATGCAAGGTCATGCAATTCACTTTTGGGGTTGAACTTGCTTGTTGGAGTGACCAATATGAATTCAGAATCCTCCTCAAGCAGGCCATTCTCTGTGTGACCATTGTTTCTGGAGTCTAACGCAGTGCGAGAGCCTCTTTCTCTTAGCAATAGGTGTGACCACTCTAGGTCGCTGTAGAACTCAATGTTGGAGTTGCGCTGGCTTGGTAAACCCTTGATGGGAAAACACAT comes from Alosa sapidissima isolate fAloSap1 chromosome 18, fAloSap1.pri, whole genome shotgun sequence and encodes:
- the LOC121690497 gene encoding uncharacterized protein LOC121690497; amino-acid sequence: MSFVMTKTYITDYSNPQTEAYQTLAASIVSWSTPIYQAKYGSRFFRVVVISLRAVARYRADNTEAEMNVEFDQSVPDTVPDTTEVLEQLKQQPSPANLSVDTSTISVLHEPQMIANVPFTITNESSAITLAAVNSTAYRDTTSKIKSELEPFFLEDYSTNFVSLNPTTYTDGTVYANSYVTQSNLYFTYNATLPSATAIYNTMMRAAASGNLTINIVSVNGTAVSSGDITSRISLGTTFSLTLLAIIATQSW